A part of Bosea sp. (in: a-proteobacteria) genomic DNA contains:
- the genX gene encoding EF-P lysine aminoacylase GenX, whose protein sequence is MQPASGKGRTWWSRDEHQRRRPFLLGRNRIVDSLRAWFAARGFVTVEGAALQVSPGNETHLHAFATDEVGLDGASRRLYLHTSPEFAAKKLLAAGETRIVDFARVFRNRERSALHHPEFTMLEWYRAGEPYEQLMDDAAELLALAARTAGAERFSHRGAVMDPFAPPERLTVAEAFRRHAGVDLMATLDSAGLGDVAALVRQAHAIGLRTADDDSWSDVYSRILSDRVEPQLGVGRAAILCEYPISEAALARPKPGDPRLAERFELYACGVELANAFAELTDPAEQRRRFEADMDLKQAIYGERYPIDEDLLAALALMQPTAGVALGLDRLVMMAVGANCVADVIWTPVAEPAMTRA, encoded by the coding sequence ATGCAGCCTGCATCCGGCAAGGGCCGCACCTGGTGGAGCCGCGACGAGCACCAGCGCCGGCGGCCCTTCCTCCTGGGGCGCAACCGCATCGTGGACTCGCTGCGGGCCTGGTTCGCCGCGCGCGGCTTCGTCACGGTCGAGGGCGCCGCGCTTCAGGTCTCTCCCGGCAACGAGACGCATCTTCATGCCTTCGCCACCGACGAGGTCGGCCTCGATGGCGCGTCGCGTCGGCTTTATCTGCACACCTCGCCCGAATTCGCCGCCAAGAAGCTGCTTGCCGCCGGCGAGACGCGCATCGTCGATTTCGCCCGCGTCTTCCGCAACCGCGAGCGCAGCGCCCTGCACCATCCCGAGTTCACCATGCTCGAATGGTATCGCGCAGGCGAGCCCTACGAGCAGCTCATGGATGATGCCGCCGAGCTCTTGGCGCTGGCGGCGCGCACGGCCGGGGCGGAGCGCTTCAGCCATCGCGGCGCCGTCATGGACCCGTTCGCCCCGCCCGAGCGCCTCACCGTGGCCGAGGCTTTCCGACGCCATGCCGGTGTGGACCTCATGGCGACGCTCGATTCCGCCGGCTTGGGCGACGTGGCCGCGCTGGTCAGGCAGGCGCACGCGATCGGCCTGCGCACCGCCGATGACGACAGCTGGAGCGATGTCTACAGCCGCATCCTCTCGGACCGGGTCGAGCCCCAGCTGGGCGTCGGACGCGCCGCCATCCTGTGCGAGTATCCCATCAGCGAAGCGGCGCTGGCCCGCCCCAAGCCGGGAGATCCTCGCCTTGCGGAGCGCTTCGAGCTTTATGCCTGCGGGGTGGAGCTGGCCAACGCCTTCGCCGAACTGACCGATCCGGCCGAGCAGCGCCGTCGCTTCGAGGCGGACATGGACCTCAAGCAGGCCATCTATGGCGAGCGCTACCCAATCGACGAGGATTTGCTGGCGGCGCTGGCGCTGATGCAGCCGACCGCCGGCGTCGCACTGGGCCTCGACCGGCTGGTGATGATGGCGGTCGGCGCGAACTGTGTCGCCGATGTCATCTGGACGCCGGTGGCGGAACCGGCCATGACGCGGGCATGA
- the efp gene encoding elongation factor P encodes MTRVIASSVRKGNILEVEGRLYAVLSAESFFPGKGTPTTQIDMRRLSDGVKTSHRYKTTEQVERAFVEDREFSFLYQDGENFVFMNPENYEQLTVMADVVGDYAPYLQEGMVCQLSIFEENAVGIQLPARIVLEVVETEPAIKNQTASSSYKPAIMNNGVRVMVPPHIAVGTRIVVQTEDGTYVERAKD; translated from the coding sequence GTGACCAGAGTCATCGCCAGCTCCGTGCGCAAGGGCAACATTCTCGAGGTCGAAGGCAGGCTTTACGCCGTCCTCTCCGCCGAGAGCTTCTTCCCCGGCAAGGGCACGCCCACCACGCAGATCGACATGCGCCGGCTTTCGGACGGCGTGAAGACATCGCACCGCTACAAGACCACCGAGCAGGTGGAGCGGGCCTTCGTGGAGGATCGGGAATTCTCCTTCCTCTACCAGGACGGAGAAAATTTCGTCTTCATGAACCCGGAGAACTACGAGCAGCTGACCGTGATGGCCGACGTCGTGGGGGATTACGCGCCCTACCTGCAGGAAGGCATGGTCTGCCAGCTCTCGATCTTCGAGGAGAATGCGGTCGGCATCCAGCTTCCAGCCCGCATCGTGCTCGAAGTCGTGGAGACAGAGCCGGCCATCAAGAACCAGACCGCCTCCTCCTCCTACAAGCCCGCCATCATGAACAATGGCGTCAGGGTCATGGTGCCGCCCCACATCGCCGTCGGCACCCGCATCGTGGTGCAGACCGAGGATGGCACCTATGTGGAACGCGCCAAGGACTGA
- a CDS encoding amidohydrolase — protein sequence MTIHPRIEAMASEIAEWRRDFHRNPELLFDVHRTAQVVADKLKSFGCDEVVTGIGRTGVVAVIKGRGKGAGPASGKVIGLRADMDALPIEEETNLPYRSGTPGKMHACGHDGHTAMLLGAAKYLAETRDFDGTAVMIFQPAEEGGGGGREMVADGMMARFGIQEVYGLHNMPGLPIGAFAVRPGPMMAAADRFHIKLEGRGGHAAKPHESIDPVVASAQIIMALQSVVSRNANPLESLVISVTAVKAGEAFNVIPQTAELKGTVRTLTAEMHDLAEERLRAIVTGVAGAMGCTCAIEYERGYPVTFNHAEQTHFAAKAAGAVVGEANVDLTVPPTMGSEDFSFMLEERPGSYIFMGNGDSAGLHHPAYDFNDKAIPVGVAYWVKIAESAMPV from the coding sequence ATGACCATTCATCCCCGCATCGAAGCCATGGCCAGCGAGATCGCCGAGTGGCGCCGCGATTTTCACCGCAACCCCGAACTGCTGTTCGATGTGCATCGAACCGCGCAGGTCGTGGCGGACAAGCTCAAATCCTTCGGCTGCGACGAGGTGGTGACCGGCATCGGCCGCACCGGCGTGGTGGCTGTGATCAAGGGCCGCGGCAAGGGCGCCGGCCCTGCTTCGGGCAAGGTCATCGGCCTGCGCGCCGACATGGACGCGCTGCCGATCGAGGAGGAAACCAACCTGCCCTATCGCTCCGGCACGCCGGGCAAGATGCACGCCTGCGGCCATGACGGCCACACCGCGATGCTGCTGGGCGCCGCGAAGTATCTTGCCGAGACGCGCGATTTCGACGGGACGGCCGTGATGATCTTCCAGCCGGCGGAAGAGGGCGGCGGCGGCGGTCGCGAGATGGTCGCGGACGGCATGATGGCGCGCTTCGGCATTCAGGAGGTCTATGGCCTGCACAACATGCCCGGACTGCCCATCGGCGCCTTCGCCGTGCGCCCCGGCCCTATGATGGCTGCGGCGGACCGCTTCCACATCAAGCTTGAGGGCAGGGGCGGCCATGCGGCCAAGCCGCACGAGTCCATCGATCCGGTCGTCGCCAGCGCGCAGATCATCATGGCGCTCCAGAGCGTGGTCTCGCGCAACGCCAATCCGCTGGAATCGCTGGTGATCTCCGTCACGGCCGTGAAGGCGGGCGAAGCCTTCAACGTCATTCCGCAGACCGCTGAGCTCAAGGGCACGGTGCGCACGCTCACAGCCGAGATGCACGATCTCGCCGAGGAGCGCCTGCGCGCCATCGTCACCGGCGTTGCCGGCGCCATGGGCTGCACCTGTGCGATCGAGTATGAGCGCGGCTATCCTGTCACCTTCAACCATGCCGAACAGACGCACTTCGCGGCGAAGGCGGCTGGCGCTGTCGTGGGGGAGGCCAATGTCGACCTGACCGTGCCGCCCACCATGGGCTCGGAGGACTTCTCCTTCATGCTGGAGGAGCGGCCGGGCTCCTACATCTTCATGGGCAATGGCGACAGCGCCGGGCTGCATCACCCCGCCTATGACTTCAACGACAAGGCCATTCCCGTGGGCGTGGCCTACTGGGTGAAGATCGCCGAAAGCGCCATGCCGGTCTGA
- a CDS encoding NAD(P)/FAD-dependent oxidoreductase, protein MADVDCIVAGAGVVGLAIARALALAGREVLVLEAREGIGTQTSARNSEVIHAGLYYPEGSLKARLCVAGKLALYRYLSARGIGHACCGKLIVATAEGQIARLAAIRAHGEAAGVDDLSIIGRAQVKAMEPEVEALAALWSPSTGIVDSHAFMLSLQGDIENAGGVLAFHAPIAALRREEGAFVVSVGGPDPASIRARCLVNAAGHGAPALAALLEVYPRARLPRQAYAKGNYFALSGRQPFRRLVYPVPEAAGLGVHATLDLGGRVRFGPDVEWVEHDQDLMVDPARAGRFYASIRSYWPALPDGALAPDYAGIRPKLHGPGEPMPDFRIEGPAAHGVPGFATLFGIESPGLTASLAIGDEVAALLAA, encoded by the coding sequence ATGGCGGATGTCGACTGCATCGTGGCGGGGGCCGGCGTCGTCGGCCTCGCCATCGCCCGCGCGCTGGCGCTGGCCGGTCGCGAGGTGCTGGTGCTCGAGGCGCGCGAGGGCATCGGCACCCAGACCTCGGCCCGCAACAGCGAGGTCATCCATGCCGGCCTGTATTATCCTGAAGGCTCGCTGAAGGCCCGGCTCTGCGTCGCAGGCAAGCTGGCGCTCTATCGCTACCTCTCCGCGCGCGGCATCGGCCATGCCTGCTGCGGCAAGCTCATCGTGGCGACGGCCGAGGGCCAGATCGCGAGGCTCGCCGCGATCCGCGCCCATGGCGAGGCCGCTGGGGTGGACGATCTCTCGATCATCGGCCGCGCGCAGGTGAAGGCCATGGAGCCCGAGGTCGAGGCGCTCGCCGCCTTGTGGTCGCCCTCGACCGGCATCGTCGATTCCCACGCCTTCATGCTGTCCCTGCAGGGCGACATCGAGAATGCCGGCGGCGTCCTGGCCTTCCATGCGCCCATCGCGGCGCTGCGCCGCGAGGAGGGCGCCTTCGTGGTGTCGGTGGGCGGCCCCGACCCCGCTTCGATCCGCGCGCGCTGCCTCGTCAATGCGGCTGGCCATGGCGCTCCGGCGCTTGCCGCGCTGCTTGAGGTTTATCCGCGCGCGCGCCTGCCGCGGCAGGCCTATGCCAAGGGCAATTACTTCGCGTTGTCAGGTCGCCAGCCATTCCGCCGGCTGGTCTATCCCGTGCCGGAGGCGGCGGGGCTCGGCGTTCACGCCACGCTCGACCTTGGCGGCCGCGTGCGCTTCGGGCCAGATGTCGAGTGGGTCGAGCACGATCAGGACCTGATGGTCGATCCGGCACGCGCCGGGCGCTTCTACGCCTCGATCAGGAGCTATTGGCCGGCGCTGCCGGACGGCGCGCTCGCGCCCGACTATGCCGGCATCCGGCCCAAGCTGCATGGCCCGGGCGAGCCGATGCCCGATTTCCGGATCGAGGGCCCGGCGGCGCATGGCGTGCCAGGCTTCGCGACGCTCTTCGGCATCGAAAGCCCTGGCCTCACGGCCAGCCTCGCGATCGGCGATGAGGTGGCTGCGCTCCTTGCGGCCTAG
- a CDS encoding glyoxylate/hydroxypyruvate reductase A produces MTLLLALSGWDLESWRARFRRHLPGMDIVAPGEPFDRRSVRFAASWKHPEGTLAGLPVLEAIFSLGAGVDHLLTDARLPDVPIARVVDPDLTARMSEYVVMHCLMLLRQQRRYDRQQVAAQWLDDREQPAARHVRVGILGLGVLGQDAAARLAAMGFDVAGWSRSPKALAGLASFAGTEQLAPFLARTDILVNLLPSTPDTRGFLNRRLFAGLARDGRLGAPMIINAGRGATQAEDDILACLDDGTLGHATLDVFSIEPLPDASSFWRHPKVTVTPHNAAMSEPDAICGLIAAQIARLERGEPLQHRVDARRGY; encoded by the coding sequence ATGACCCTTCTGCTTGCCCTCTCCGGCTGGGACCTCGAAAGCTGGCGCGCTCGCTTCCGGAGGCATCTGCCGGGCATGGACATCGTGGCGCCGGGCGAGCCCTTCGACCGCCGCTCGGTTCGTTTTGCGGCCAGCTGGAAGCATCCCGAAGGCACCCTTGCAGGCCTGCCCGTCCTGGAAGCGATCTTTTCGCTGGGTGCCGGCGTCGATCATCTTCTCACCGATGCGCGCCTGCCCGACGTGCCCATCGCCCGTGTTGTCGATCCTGACCTCACCGCGCGCATGAGCGAATACGTCGTGATGCATTGCCTGATGCTGCTGCGCCAGCAGCGCCGCTATGATCGCCAGCAGGTGGCGGCGCAGTGGCTCGATGACCGCGAGCAGCCGGCTGCCCGCCATGTCCGGGTCGGAATCCTTGGGCTCGGCGTGCTCGGGCAGGATGCCGCCGCCAGGCTTGCTGCCATGGGCTTCGATGTGGCCGGCTGGAGCCGCTCGCCCAAGGCCCTTGCCGGCCTCGCGAGCTTCGCCGGGACAGAGCAGCTCGCGCCCTTCCTGGCGCGCACCGACATCCTCGTGAACCTTCTGCCCTCGACGCCGGACACGCGCGGCTTCCTCAACCGCCGGCTCTTCGCCGGCCTTGCCCGCGATGGCCGGCTCGGCGCGCCGATGATCATCAACGCCGGGCGCGGCGCGACGCAAGCCGAGGATGACATCCTCGCCTGTCTCGACGATGGCACGCTTGGCCATGCCACGCTCGATGTCTTCAGCATCGAGCCGCTGCCCGATGCCTCGTCCTTCTGGCGCCATCCGAAGGTGACGGTCACGCCCCACAATGCCGCGATGAGCGAGCCCGACGCCATTTGCGGGCTCATCGCCGCGCAGATCGCGCGGCTCGAGCGCGGCGAGCCGCTGCAGCACCGGGTCGACGCCCGGCGCGGCTACTGA